From the genome of Streptomyces ficellus:
CCCTTCCGCGGGCGGGCCCGGGCACCCGCCCCCGCCCACCGGCGGGAGCCGGACGGCGCGAGCCGGACGGTGCCCGGCCGCGGGGCGGAGGTGCCGGGGCCGGGGGTGGGCCGCAGGCGGTACCTTCGGGCTCCGGAACGAGGCGCAGGGCGAGAGAGCGGAGCACGACGTGAGCGTGAGGGCGACGGCGACCGATGGGGCCGACCCGTTCGGGACCGCGCGGCTGCGGCGCGGGGTGCTCGACGCGTGGGGCGCCGGGCCCGCGCGGTTCCGGGAGGACGCCAACGCCGAGGAGGACCTCGCGCTCGGCGGGTACCGCGACCGGCTGGTGGTGGAGCTGGCGCAGAACGCCGCCGACGCCGCCGCCCGCGCGGGCGTCCCCGGACGGCTGCGGCTCACCCTGCACCCCGCCGACGCGGGCGGCCCCGCCGTGCTCGCCGCCGCCAACACGGGCGCGCCGCTGGACGCGACGGGTGTCGAGTCGCTGAGCACCCTGCGCGCGTCCGCCAAGCGGGAGGGCCACGAGGGCGCGGTCGGCCGGTTCGGCGTCGGGTTCGCCGCGGTGCTGGCGGTGAGCGACGAGCCGGCGGTCGTGGGCCGGCACGGCGGCGTGCGGTGGTCGCTGCGCGAGGCCCGCGAGATGGCGGCCGGCGCCGCGCAGGGCAGCCCCGGACTGGGCGACGAACTGCGGCGCAGGGACGGGCACGTACCGCTGCTGCGGCTGCCGCTGCCCGCCGAGGGCACCGCGCCGGAGGGCTACGACACGGTGGTGATCCTGCCGCTGCGGGACGCCGCCGCGGTGGACCTCGTGGAGCGGCTGCTCGCCGGGATCGACGACGCGCTGCTGCTGACGCTGCCGGGGCTGACCGAGGTCGTCGTGGAGGGCCCGAAGGGGACGCGCACGCTCACCCGCCACGAGCGGGACGGGTACGTCCACGTCGACGACACGGACGGGGTCACCCGTCGGTGGCGGACGGTCAGCCATCAGGGCGCCATCGACGCGGACCTGCTGAAGGACCGGCCGGTCGAGGAGCGGCTGCGGCCGCACTGGGCGGTGACGTGGGCGGTGCCGGTAGACGGCGAGGGCGCCCCGGAGCGGCCCCGTACCGCGCCCGTGGTGCACGCCCCGACGCCCACCGACGAGCCGCTCGGTGTCCCCGCGCTGCTCATCGCGACGTTCCCGCTGGACACCACCCGCCGTCACCCGGCGCCCGGACCGCTCACCGACTTCCTGGTGCGGCGCGCCGCCGAGGCGTACGCCGAACTGCTCGCCGAGTGGCGGCCCGTGACGAGCGGGACGATCGACCTGGTGCCGGGGCCGCTCGGCAAGGGCGTCCTCGACGGGGCGGTCCGGGCCGCGGTGCTGGAGCTGCTGCCGCGGGTGGCGTTCCTGGCCCCGGCCGTGGCGACCGAGGAGCTGACCGCGCTGCGCCCCTTCGAGGCGGAGGTCGTGGAGGGGGCGGGCGCCGACACCGTACGGGTCCTCGCGGAGGTCCTGCCGACACTGCTGCCGGCCGGCCTGGAGCGCCGTACCGAGCTGCGCGCCCTGGGCGTGGCCCGGCTGTCGCTCGGTGACGCGATCGACCGGCTGGCGGGCACCGAGCGCACCCCCGGCTGGTGGCACCGGCTGTACGAGTCGCTCGCGGGCGTCGACCCCGACCGGCTGACGGGCCTGCCCGTGCCGCTGGCCGGCGGCCGTACCGCGACCGGTCCGCGGCACGTGCTGCTGCCGCTGCCGGACACGCCCGCCGATCTGGCCAGGCTGGGCCTGAAGGTCGCCCACCCGGACGCCGCGCACCCGCTCCTGGAGAAGCTGGGCGCCCTGCCCGCCACGCCGCGCGCGGTGCTGACCACGCCTCAGGTGCGGGCGGCCGTCGCCGGGTCGCTGGACGCGGGGGAGGTGTGGGACGAGGACGCGCCGGACGCCGACGAGCTGGCGGAGACCGTGCTGGCGCTGGTGCGGGACGCCGGGCTCGAGCCGGGCGACGAGCCGTGGCTGGGTGCGCTGGCGCTGCCCGACGAGGACGGCGAGCTCGCCCCGGCGGGTGAACTGGTGCTGCCCGGCAGCCCGTTCGCCTCCGTGATGAGCGAGGACGCCCTGGCGCTGGTGGACGCGGAGCTGGCCGAGCGGTGGGGCGAGCAGCCGCTCGCCGCGTGCGGGGTGCTGGCGGACTTCGCGCTCGTACGGGCCACGGACGTGGTGCTGGACCCGGACGAACTGGAGCCGCGCGACGGGGACTTTGCCGAGCCGGACGACGCCGGTCTGCTGGACGCCGTCGACGTGTGGTGCGAGGACGTGCTGGACCGGCTGCCGGACACCCCGGTGCCGCCGGTGGCGACCGAGATCGTCGCCGTACGGGACCTGGACCTCGTCGACGACGACGCCTGGCCCGAGGCGCTGGCGCTGCTCGCCCGCCCGCCGCTGCGGGACGCGCTGACCCAGCCGGTGCGGGTGCTGCTGCCGGACGGGACGACGGAGACGGTCCGTTCGTACACCGCCTGGTGGCTGCGCGACCATCCGGTGCTGGACGGCCGGCGGCCCGCCGGGCTGCGTGCCGCGGGCGTCGACCCGCTGCTGGAGGGGCTGTACGACGCGGTCGACATCGCGACCGGCTTCCGCGACCCGCAGGTGCTGCGCGCCCTCGGCGTGCGGACCACCGTCGCCGCCCTGCTGGACGAGCCGGGTGGTGCGGCCGAGCTGCTGGCGCGGCTCGCCGACCCGGAGCGGGAGGTGGGCCCCGCGCAGCTGCACGGGCTGTACACGGCGCTCGCGGACCTGGACCCCGAGCAGGTCACCCTCCCCGACGAGCTGCGCGCGGTCGTCGACGGCGAGGTGCGGGTGGTGGACGCGGCCGACGCGCTGATCGCCGACGCGCCGGACCTGCTGCCGCTCGCGGGGGGCCGCGCCCTGCTGCCGGTGGCCCCGGCACGGGCGGCGGACCTGGCGGAGCTGTTCCAGGTGCGGCGGCTGAGCGAGGAGATCGAGGCGGACGTCGAGGCGGCGGGCGAGGAGCACGAGGTGCCGGACGCGGTGCACGCCCTGCTCGGCGCCGGTACGCCCGCGGTGTACGTCGAGCACGAGGAGCTGCGCGCGGGCGGCGTCGAACTGGACTGGCGCCGCACCCCGGACGGCACGGTGCACGCCGCCACCCTGGAGGGCGTCGCGGCGGGCCTGGCCTGGGCGGCGGGCCAGTGGCCGCGCCGCTTCGAGGTGGCGGCGCTGCTGGAGGACCCGTCCCGGACGGCGGAGCTGGCCCGCGACCGCTGGTTCGACTGACGCGGGTCCCGGACGGCCGGGTCCCGGGCCGCCAAAACCCCCGTCAGCCGGGGTCCGACGCCGCCGGGACCCCCGTCAGCCGGGGTCCCGGCCGGCCGGGGCGCGGCTCAGGCCGGGTACCTGCGGTCCACGTAGCGCCAGGCCAGCTCCACCAGCGCGGCGCCCGCCGCCGCGATGCCGACCGCCAGCCAGGGGATCGTCGTGCCGACCAGACGCAGGGCGAAGAAGTCCTGGAGCCACGGCACCGCGAGGACCAGGACGAACGCCCCGGCCATCGTCGCGACCAGCGCGATCCGCCACCAGGTGTAGGGGCGAGCGACGATCGCCAGGACCCACATGGACACCAGGAACAGGGTGAGCGTCGCCGCGCTGGTCTCGGCGCCCAGGGCGTCCGTCCCGCTGTAGTGGGAGCGGGCCAGCAGGTAGGTGGTGAAGGTCGCCGCCGCGGCGACGATGCCGCCGGGGATCGCGTACCGCATCACGCGGCGGACGAAGTTCGGCTTGGCCCGCTCCTTGTTGGGCGCGAGGGCCAGGAAGAAGGCGGGCGCGCCGATGGTGAGGGTGGACAGCAGGGTGAGGTGGCGGGGCAGGAACGGGTATTCGATGCCGCTGCACACCACGAGGATCGCCAGCAGCACGGAGTAGACCGTCTTGGTGAGGAAGAGGGTCGCGACGCGGGTGATGTTGCCGATGACGCGGCGGCCCTCGGCGACGACGGCGGGCAGGGTGGCGAAGCTGTTGTTGAGGAGCACGATCTGCGCGACGGCTTTGGTGGCCTCGGAGCCGGAGCCCATGCTGACGCCGATGTCGGCGTCCTTGAGGGCGAGGACGTCGTTGACGCCGTCGCCGGTCATGGCGACCGTGTGCCCGCCGGACTGGAGCGCGCCGACCATGTTCCGCTTCTGCTGCGGGGTGACGCGCCCGAAGACGGCGCCGTCGTCGAGCGCCCGGGACATCTCGTGCCGTTCGGCGGGCAGCTTGCGGGCGTCGACGGTGTGCTCGGCGCCGGGCAGGCCGAGCTTGCCGGCGACGGCGCCGACGGAGACGGCGTTGTCGCCGGAGATGACCTTGGCGGCGACGTTCTGGTCGGCGAAGTAGGCGAGGGTGTCGGCGGCGTCGGGGCGCAGCCGCTGCTCCAGGACGACGAGCGCGGCGGCGTGGGCGCCGTCGGCGACGGCCGGGTCGTCCAGCTCGGCGTCGCCGTCGGCGGCGCGGGCCAGCAGCAGGACCCGCAGGCCCTGCTGGTTGAGGTCGTCGGTCTCGCCGAGGACGGGGTCGTCGTCGGGGAGGAGGACGTCGGGGGCGCCGAGCAGCCAGGTGCTGGACTGCCCGTCGCTCTCCTGGAAGGCGGCGCCGCTGTACTTGCGGGCGGAGGAGAAGGGCAGCGCCTGGGTGCACCGCCATTCCTCGTGGTCGGGATATGCGGCGATGATCGCCTTGAGGGAGGCGTTGGGGCGCGGGTCGGACTCGCCGAGCGCGCCGAGGACGGTGCGTACGTAGGCCTCGTCCGTGCCGTTCAGGGGGCGCAGCTCGGTGACGTCCATGCCGCCCTCGGTGAGCGTGCCGGTCTTGTCGAGGCAGACGACGTCGACGCGGGCGAGCCCCTCGATGGCGGGCAGCTCCTGGACGAGGCACTGTTTGCGGCCGAGCCGGATGACACCGATCGCGAAGGCGACGGAGGTGAGGAGGACCAGGCCCTCGGGGATCATCGGCACGATGCCGCCGACGGTCCGGGCGATGGAGTCCTTGAAGGCGACGTCCTTGACGACGAGCTGGCTGATGACGAGCCCGATCGCGGTCGGCACCATCATCCACGTCACGTACTTGAGGATGGTGGAGATGCCGGAGCGCAGCTCGGAGCGGACGAGCGTGAAGCGGGACGCCTCCTCGGCGAGCTGCGCCGCGTACGCCTCGCGCCCCACCTTGGTGGCGGTGAACGCGCCGCCGCCGGCCACGACGAAGCTGCCGGACATGACCTGGTCGCCGCGCCGCTTCAGGACCGGGTCGGCCTCGCCGGTGAGGAGCGACTCGTCGACCTCCAGGTTGTCGGCCTCGGCGATCTCGCCGTCCACGACGACCTTGTCGCCGGGGCCGAGCTCGATGCAGTCGCCCAGGACGATCTCGGAGGTGTGGACCTCGGCGGCCCGGCCGTCGCGCCGGACGGTGGGTTTCGTCTCGCCGATGACGGCGAGGGAGTCGAGGGTCTTCTTGGCGCGCAGTTCCTGGATGATCCCGATGCCGGTGTTGGCGACGATGACGAAGCCGAAGAGGCTGTCCTGGATCGGCGCGACCACCAGCATGATCACCCACAGGACGCCGATGAGCGCGTTGAAGCGGGTGAAGACGTTGCCGCGGACGATGTCGACGGTGGAGCGGGAGCTGCGTACGGGTACGTCGTTGACCTCGCCGCGGGCGACCCGCTCGGCCACCTCGGCGGCCGTCAGCCCGGCGGGCCGGTGCTGGACGGGTGGCCGTACCGGGTGGACGGGGTCGAGTTCGGCCCCGGCGTCGATGGCCGGTCCGCCGGCTCGGGGTGTGCCGCCGGTTTCGATCTTCGCCCGCTGCGTCATGTGTCCGACGGTACGGCCGTCCCCGCCCCCGCACACGGTGAGTGGCGTGAAGTTCCGCCCGTGGTACGACGGGAACGGTCCCGTGGTACGACGGGAACGGTCCCGTGGTACGACGGGAACGGTCGCGTGGTCGTACGTGCCGGGGTGGTGCTTACGCGGGGTCGGGGTGGTGCTGCTCGGCGGCCGCCCTCTTGAGCGCCGCGTCGCGCTTGCGGACGTACCAGATGCCGATGAGTCCGAGCCCGGCTCCGGCGAGGCAGGTCCACACCCACCACGTGAGGTCGCGGTCGGCGAACCAGCCGTAGAAGGGGACCTGCACCAGGAAGAGGACGAACCAGAGGATCGTGCCGCCGGTGATGGTGGCGACGACGGGCCCCTCCAGGGGCTCGGGTGCCTCGTGCTTGGGGGTCCACTTCGCCATGTGCACAGTGTAGGCGGGGCTCACGGCGCGGCCCGGGGCCCGTGCGAGGCATGGCTCTACGCGCGGAGATACCGATCTTCGACTGATGCGTTCATACTGAAACGTCTTGTGTCTGACCGGTTTCATTCGTGTGAATGACCAAATGTGACCGGCCAGGGTCGCTTTCTTTTCGTTTCCCCGCCCCCGCACTCTGAGGTTTCGCATGCCTTCCTCGGCCCCCGCGCCGGCGGACGCCGTCCAGCCGCCGTCCCCCCAGCCGTCGGCCAGCGGCCACCTGGACCGCTTCTTCAAGATCTCCGAGCGTGGCTCCACCGTCGCCCGCGAGGTGCGCGGCGGATTCGCCACCTTCTTCGCGATGGCCTACATCATCGTGCTGAACCCGATCATCCTCGGCAGCGCCAAGGACATGTACGGGCACCAGCTCGACGGGGGCCAGCTCGTCACCGCCACCGTGCTCACCGCCGCGTTCTCGACGCTGCTCATGGGCGTCATCGGCAACGTCCCGATCGCCCTGGCGGCCGGGCTCGGCGTCAACACGGTCGTCGCCCTCCAGCTCGCGCCCCGCATGTCGTGGCCGGACGCGATGGGCATGGTCGTGCTGGCCGGCTTCGTGGTGATGCTCCTGGTGGCCACCGGCCTGCGGGAGCGGGTGATGAACGCGGTGCCGCTCGGCCTGCGCAAGGGCATCGCGATCGGCATCGGCCTGTTCATCATGCTGATCGGCCTGGTCGACTCCGGCTTCGTCTCCCGCATCCCGGACGCCGCCCACACCACCGTCCCGCTCCAGCTCGGTGCCGACGGCCACCTGGGCGGCTGGCCGGTCCTGGTCTTCGTCCTGGGCACGCTGCTCACGCTGGCGCTGATCGTCCGCAAGGTGCCCGGCGCCATCCTGATCTCGATCGTCGTGATGACGATCGTCGCGATGGTGATCCACGCGGTCGCGGACGTCCCCTCCTGGGGCCTGACCACCCCGGAGTGGCCCGGCAACCCGGTCGCCTCGCCCGACTTCGGGCTCGTGGGCGAGGTCAGCCTGTTCGGCGGCTTCGGGAAGGTCGGCGTGCTGACCGGCTGCCTGTTCGTCTTCACGGTGCTGCTGTCCTGCTTCTTCGACGCGATGGGCACGATCCTCGGCGTCGGCGACGAGGCCAAGCTGATGGACAAGGACGGCAACTTCCCCGGCATCAACAAGGTCCTCCTGGTGGACGGCCTCGCGGTCGCCTCCGGCGGCGCCACCTCCTCCTCGGCCACCACCTGCTTCGTGGAGTCCACGGCGGGCGTCGGCGAGGGCGCGCGCACGGGCCTGGCGTCCGTCGTCACGGGTGCGCTGTTCTCGGTCGCGCTCTTCCTCACCCCGATCGCCACGATGGTCCCCTCGCAGGCGGCCACCCCCGCCCTGCTGGCCGTCGGGTTCCTGATCCTGGCGGGCTCGGTGAAGGACATCGACTGGTCCGACTTCACCATCGCGGTGCCGGCGTTTCTGGCGATGGTGATGATGCCGTTCACGTACTCGATCACCAATGGCATCGGCATCGGCTTCATCGCCTTCAGTGTCCTGCGCCTGGCGGCGGGCCGCGGCCGCGAGGTCCCGGTCGCGATGTACGCGGTGTCCGCGGTCTTCGCCTTCTACTACGCGATGCCGGCGCTCGGCCTCACGTAACGGCGCCCGTGGGGCGGGCCCGGGGCGGCGTCCCGGGCCCGCCCGGAGGGCTCAGGCGGCCCGGGGGGATCAGGCGGCCCGGGGGATCAGGCGGGTTCCCCGCCGTCTCCCTCCTCGCCGGTCCCCGGCACGGTGATCCCGATGGCCGCGAGGTTGCGCACCTCCTCGCCCGCCGGATCGAAGGGCTTCGCCGCGGTGAGGACGATCCGGGCGTTCTCGGGGGTGATCACCGTCACCTCACTTCGACGAGGGTCGCGA
Proteins encoded in this window:
- a CDS encoding sacsin N-terminal ATP-binding-like domain-containing protein gives rise to the protein MSVRATATDGADPFGTARLRRGVLDAWGAGPARFREDANAEEDLALGGYRDRLVVELAQNAADAAARAGVPGRLRLTLHPADAGGPAVLAAANTGAPLDATGVESLSTLRASAKREGHEGAVGRFGVGFAAVLAVSDEPAVVGRHGGVRWSLREAREMAAGAAQGSPGLGDELRRRDGHVPLLRLPLPAEGTAPEGYDTVVILPLRDAAAVDLVERLLAGIDDALLLTLPGLTEVVVEGPKGTRTLTRHERDGYVHVDDTDGVTRRWRTVSHQGAIDADLLKDRPVEERLRPHWAVTWAVPVDGEGAPERPRTAPVVHAPTPTDEPLGVPALLIATFPLDTTRRHPAPGPLTDFLVRRAAEAYAELLAEWRPVTSGTIDLVPGPLGKGVLDGAVRAAVLELLPRVAFLAPAVATEELTALRPFEAEVVEGAGADTVRVLAEVLPTLLPAGLERRTELRALGVARLSLGDAIDRLAGTERTPGWWHRLYESLAGVDPDRLTGLPVPLAGGRTATGPRHVLLPLPDTPADLARLGLKVAHPDAAHPLLEKLGALPATPRAVLTTPQVRAAVAGSLDAGEVWDEDAPDADELAETVLALVRDAGLEPGDEPWLGALALPDEDGELAPAGELVLPGSPFASVMSEDALALVDAELAERWGEQPLAACGVLADFALVRATDVVLDPDELEPRDGDFAEPDDAGLLDAVDVWCEDVLDRLPDTPVPPVATEIVAVRDLDLVDDDAWPEALALLARPPLRDALTQPVRVLLPDGTTETVRSYTAWWLRDHPVLDGRRPAGLRAAGVDPLLEGLYDAVDIATGFRDPQVLRALGVRTTVAALLDEPGGAAELLARLADPEREVGPAQLHGLYTALADLDPEQVTLPDELRAVVDGEVRVVDAADALIADAPDLLPLAGGRALLPVAPARAADLAELFQVRRLSEEIEADVEAAGEEHEVPDAVHALLGAGTPAVYVEHEELRAGGVELDWRRTPDGTVHAATLEGVAAGLAWAAGQWPRRFEVAALLEDPSRTAELARDRWFD
- a CDS encoding HAD-IC family P-type ATPase, producing the protein MTQRAKIETGGTPRAGGPAIDAGAELDPVHPVRPPVQHRPAGLTAAEVAERVARGEVNDVPVRSSRSTVDIVRGNVFTRFNALIGVLWVIMLVVAPIQDSLFGFVIVANTGIGIIQELRAKKTLDSLAVIGETKPTVRRDGRAAEVHTSEIVLGDCIELGPGDKVVVDGEIAEADNLEVDESLLTGEADPVLKRRGDQVMSGSFVVAGGGAFTATKVGREAYAAQLAEEASRFTLVRSELRSGISTILKYVTWMMVPTAIGLVISQLVVKDVAFKDSIARTVGGIVPMIPEGLVLLTSVAFAIGVIRLGRKQCLVQELPAIEGLARVDVVCLDKTGTLTEGGMDVTELRPLNGTDEAYVRTVLGALGESDPRPNASLKAIIAAYPDHEEWRCTQALPFSSARKYSGAAFQESDGQSSTWLLGAPDVLLPDDDPVLGETDDLNQQGLRVLLLARAADGDAELDDPAVADGAHAAALVVLEQRLRPDAADTLAYFADQNVAAKVISGDNAVSVGAVAGKLGLPGAEHTVDARKLPAERHEMSRALDDGAVFGRVTPQQKRNMVGALQSGGHTVAMTGDGVNDVLALKDADIGVSMGSGSEATKAVAQIVLLNNSFATLPAVVAEGRRVIGNITRVATLFLTKTVYSVLLAILVVCSGIEYPFLPRHLTLLSTLTIGAPAFFLALAPNKERAKPNFVRRVMRYAIPGGIVAAAATFTTYLLARSHYSGTDALGAETSAATLTLFLVSMWVLAIVARPYTWWRIALVATMAGAFVLVLAVPWLQDFFALRLVGTTIPWLAVGIAAAGAALVELAWRYVDRRYPA
- a CDS encoding DUF2530 domain-containing protein gives rise to the protein MAKWTPKHEAPEPLEGPVVATITGGTILWFVLFLVQVPFYGWFADRDLTWWVWTCLAGAGLGLIGIWYVRKRDAALKRAAAEQHHPDPA
- a CDS encoding NCS2 family permease, whose protein sequence is MPSSAPAPADAVQPPSPQPSASGHLDRFFKISERGSTVAREVRGGFATFFAMAYIIVLNPIILGSAKDMYGHQLDGGQLVTATVLTAAFSTLLMGVIGNVPIALAAGLGVNTVVALQLAPRMSWPDAMGMVVLAGFVVMLLVATGLRERVMNAVPLGLRKGIAIGIGLFIMLIGLVDSGFVSRIPDAAHTTVPLQLGADGHLGGWPVLVFVLGTLLTLALIVRKVPGAILISIVVMTIVAMVIHAVADVPSWGLTTPEWPGNPVASPDFGLVGEVSLFGGFGKVGVLTGCLFVFTVLLSCFFDAMGTILGVGDEAKLMDKDGNFPGINKVLLVDGLAVASGGATSSSATTCFVESTAGVGEGARTGLASVVTGALFSVALFLTPIATMVPSQAATPALLAVGFLILAGSVKDIDWSDFTIAVPAFLAMVMMPFTYSITNGIGIGFIAFSVLRLAAGRGREVPVAMYAVSAVFAFYYAMPALGLT